In Vanrija pseudolonga chromosome 4, complete sequence, a single window of DNA contains:
- the gluP_0 gene encoding Glucose/galactose transporter: MAVQAQDYTQLSRGQLIFSFSLVTSFFFLWGLSYGLLDVLNQHFLHNFNLTKVQTTLLQFSYFIAYVSRATRKAPLTPQLLVSPPMGWVMRRIGYKKGIHIGLGLFSIGAILFWPSAKYGKYGMFVAFTFVAASGIATLEVAANTYITVLGPAKHAGFRLTLAQSFNGIATVVGPQIGAHAFFNEANKDSLGTVQYVYLALAVFALLLNIGVYFAKLPEVRQHVTPEEEQTMEEQGWRGFLRQRHTLFGFAAEWFYVGAQVAVATFTVFYVIEQGGYDSAMGANILSGCQAVFTVGRFIGVGYLRYVDPAFSLAVNGVGLVIFSILTSLLHGKAGIGCLFIIFLFESTCYPVIYSIAVANLGGYTKIGGGLLCAGVSGGAAYPSMQAALADVTSSRLSFLIPMTGFVPLMLYGMGMWAHKCNRRGVWSIWVKDLDGAEEAEKDARESAIRDLDEKDKAVVHQVESVKQ, from the exons ATGGCAGTCCAAGCGCAGGACTACACGCAGCTGTCGCGCGGGCAGCTCATCTTCTCGTTCAGCCTCGTCACGTCCTTC TTCTTCCTCTGGGGCCTGTCGtacggcctgctcgacgtgctcaaccAGCACTTCCTGCACAACTTCAACCTCACCAAGGTACAGACAACGCTCCTCCAGTTCTCGTACTTTATCGCCTATGTAAGCCGCGCCACACGCAAGGCACCACTCACGCCACAGCTCCTCGTGTCCCCACCCATGGGGTGGGTCATGCGCCGCATCGGATACAAGAAGGGGATCCAtatcggcctcggcctgttCAGTATCGGCGCGATCCTCTTCTGGCCGTCGGCAAAGTACGGCAAGTATGGCATGTTTGTCGCGTTCACgttcgtcgcggcgtcgggcaTCGCCACACTCGAGGTAGCCGCCAACACGTACATCACTGTGCTTGGCCCGGCCAAGCACGCGGGGTTCcgcctcacgctcgcgcagTCGTTCAAC GGCATCGCGACCGTTGTCGGCCCGCAgatcggcgcgcacgccttCTTCAACGAGGCCAACAAGGACTCGCTCGGCACAGTGCAGTACGTCTACCTCGCCCTGGCGGTcttcgcgctcctcctcaacatTGGCGTGTATTTCGCCAAGCTGCCCGAGGTGCGCCAGCACGTCACGCCGGAAGAGGAGCAGACCATGGAGGAGCAAGGCTGGCGCGGCTTcctccgccagcgccacaCGCTCTTCGGGTTCGCTGCCGAGTGGTTCtacgtcggcgcgcaggtcgccGTGGCCACCTTTACCGTCTTCTACGTCATCGAGCAGGGCGGCTACGACTCGGCGATGGGCGCAAACATCCTCTCGGGCTGCCAGGCAGTGTTCACCGTCGGCCGCttcatcggcgtcggctaTCTGCGCTACGTGGACCCGGCATTCTCGCTGGCCGTcaacggcgtcggcctggtCATCTTCTCGATCCTCACGTCCCTCCTGCACGGCAAGGCGGGCATCGGGTGCCTGTTCATCATCTTCCTCTTCGAGTCGACGTGCTACCCCGTCATCTACTCGATCGCAGTGGCCAACCTCGGCGGGTACACCAagatcggcggcggcctgctgtGTGCCGGCGTgtccggcggcgcggcataCCCGTCCATGCAGGCTGCGCTGGCCGAcgtcacgtcgtcgcgcctcTCGTTCCTCATCCCCATGACGGGCTTCGTACCCCTCATGCTCTACGGCATGGGCATGTGGGCCCACAAGTGCaaccgccgcggcgtgtgGTCCATCTGggtcaaggacctcgacggagccgaggaggccgagaaggatGCCCGCGAGTCGGCGATCCGCGACCTCGATgagaaggacaaggcggTGGTTCACCAGGTCGAGTCGGTCAAGCAGTAG